In a genomic window of Rhopalosiphum maidis isolate BTI-1 chromosome 4, ASM367621v3, whole genome shotgun sequence:
- the LOC113548372 gene encoding BTB/POZ domain-containing protein KCTD5-like has product MSVIEGVDKGKGSRMQLNKSLSNTAQWVKLNVGGTCFMTTKTTLCRDPNSFLCRLCSEESDLISDMDETGAYMIDRDPTYFSPILNYLRHGKLVLNKNLAEEGVLEEAEFYNITELINIVKERILQRDKKLCSEQVKKHTYRVLQCHEDELTWMISTMSDEWKFEQLVNIGSKYNYGNYDQAEFLCVVSREEGVADSPKTESTDKAKELQQRASRM; this is encoded by the exons ATGAGTGTTATCGAAGGCGTTGATAAAGGAAAAGGGTCACGAATGCAATTGAACAAATCGTTGAGCAATACTGCTCAGTGGGTCAAATTGAATGTGGGAGGCACTTGCTTTATGACTACAAAGACTACGTTGTGCCGAGATCCCAATTCATTCCTGTGCAGACTGTGTTCAGAAGAATCTGATCTCATTTCCGACATG GATGAAACTGGTGCATATATGATTGATCGCGATCCAACATATTTTAGtcccattttaaattatctacgtCATGGGAAATTGGTTTTGAATAAGAATCTTGCGGAAGAag gtgtGTTGGAAGAAGCcgaattctataatattaccgaattaataaatatagtaaaagaaAGGATATTACAAAGAGATAAGAAACTTTGTTCTGAACAAGTGAAAAAACATACTTACAGAGTGTTACAGTGTCATGAGGATGAACTTACGTGGATGATTTCAACAATGTCAGACGAATGGAAATTTGAACAA ctgGTAAACATAGGTTCCAAGTACAATTATGGAAATTATGACCAAGCAGAATTCCTATGTGTTGTATCTAGAGAGGAGGGTGTTGCCGACTCTCCAAAAACTGAATCCACCGATAAAGCAAAG GAATTGCAACAACGAGCTTCGCGTATGTGA